AGGAAGCGGCGCCGCCCTGCTCCGGGACATGCCCCGCTTGCTGGCCGTGGCCAAAGCCATGATCGACGCCACGGAACCAGGATGCATGGGGTTCAAAATCCGCCTGGGCTGGGGCCAGAATGAACCGGTTTATCTGGAACTGGGCCAAGAATTGGAGCAACTCGGGGCGGGATGGGTGAGCCTGCACCCGCGCTTCGCGACCCAAGGCTTCACCGGCACGGCTGATTGGTCTTGTCTGCGCCGACTCAAGGAACGCGTCCGGCTGCCCGTCGTCGCCAGTGGCGATCTCTTCTCGGCCGAGGACGGAATCCGGTGCCTCGAGGAAACCGGCGTGGACGGCCTCATGTTCGCGCGGGGGGCGCTCGGCGATCCCACGATCTTCGAACGCTTCAAGGCGCTGCGGGCAAATCGGCCCAGCCCGCCCAAAACATACTCCGCCATGCTCGCCCTTGTTCGTCGCCTTTTCGACCTCCACGCAGATCACGGCATGGAACGCGCTGGTCTGCTCAAAATGCGAACCCTCGTGCCCCGTTTCCTCAAGGGTCTGCCCGGAGCGCGGGGCCTGCGCCGGGACATTGTTTTTTGCACAACCATAGACGACGTGCTCGCGGCCATCGAGCATGCATCACAAAACCATTCATGAGGGCAGACATGCATCTGATCATCGCGAAAACAGCCGGCTTCTGCATGGGCGTCGGCATGGCCTTGCGCAAGCTCGACCATG
This window of the Deltaproteobacteria bacterium genome carries:
- a CDS encoding tRNA-dihydrouridine synthase family protein, encoding MTIPLAISPEAPWLAPLAGFSDLPFRLLCREHGCDIAVTEMISAKGLIYGSPGTNELLATCVQDTPVVVQLFGAEVDFLIKAVERLRGQGFVYFDLNCGCSVRKVTKTGSGAALLRDMPRLLAVAKAMIDATEPGCMGFKIRLGWGQNEPVYLELGQELEQLGAGWVSLHPRFATQGFTGTADWSCLRRLKERVRLPVVASGDLFSAEDGIRCLEETGVDGLMFARGALGDPTIFERFKALRANRPSPPKTYSAMLALVRRLFDLHADHGMERAGLLKMRTLVPRFLKGLPGARGLRRDIVFCTTIDDVLAAIEHASQNHS